The Siniperca chuatsi isolate FFG_IHB_CAS linkage group LG12, ASM2008510v1, whole genome shotgun sequence genome has a segment encoding these proteins:
- the pttg1ipb gene encoding PTTG1 interacting protein b: protein MSGVCRASAFVFVLIYSIIPTTEAQTPTPSPAPTPCALRSNTSCAECLQNVTCLWCTPTKQCIDYPVRNILPPRSVCPLNDARWGLCWVNFQILIITMSVLAGVIITAILVCFCCCKCERVGTKREDAKVERQTRARKTRQKAKRTEMQLRHDEIRQKYGLAKDNPYSRMDEH, encoded by the exons ATGTCCGGAGTTTGCAGAGCTTCagcctttgtttttgtcttgatttACAGTATTATTCCAACAACAGAGGCGCAGACACCGACTCCTTCTCCAGCTCCca CTCCATGTGCCTTGAGATCCAACACCAGTTGTGCTGAATGTCTGCAGAATGTAACA tgtttgtgGTGCACACCAACCAAACAATGTATCGACTACCCGGTGAGGAACATCCTGCCCCCCCGCAGTGTGTGTCCATTGAATGATGCAAGATGGGGGTTGTGTTGGG TAAACTTCCAGATTTTGATCATCACTATGTCAGTGCTGGCTGGTGTCATCATAACTGCCATTCTTgtttgcttctgctgctgcaagtGTGAAAGAGTCGG CACTAAAAGAGAAGACGCAAAGGTGGAGCGACAAACCCGTGCGAGGAAGACCCGTCAGAAAGCAAA GAGAACAGAAATGCAGCTGAGACATGACGAAATCAGACAGAAATATG